The following are from one region of the Erwinia billingiae Eb661 genome:
- the yfaE gene encoding class I ribonucleotide reductase maintenance protein YfaE: MAGSMIILRASGTQLHCKNEHPSLLDALEAHQVCVEYQCREGYCGSCRTRLLKGEVCYTAKPLAFVQHDEILPCCCKANGDIELEM; this comes from the coding sequence ATGGCGGGTTCGATGATTATCCTGCGTGCTTCCGGCACGCAGCTGCATTGTAAGAATGAACACCCTTCGCTGCTGGACGCGCTTGAAGCGCATCAGGTCTGCGTGGAATATCAGTGCCGGGAAGGCTATTGCGGCTCCTGCCGTACCCGGCTACTGAAAGGTGAAGTGTGTTATACCGCAAAACCGCTGGCCTTCGTTCAGCATGACGAAATCCTGCCCTGCTGCTGTAAAGCCAACGGCGATATCGAACTGGAAATGTAG
- a CDS encoding nicotinamide mononucleotide deamidase-related protein YfaY, protein MIRVEMLATGDEVLHGQIVDTNAAWLAGVLFENGLPMTSRQTHGDNLDELVNVLIERSKVADVLIVNGGLGPTSDDLSAVAAAKAAGVKLVMHEEWLAKMEAFFAGRGRKMAASNRKQAEIPEGAEMLDNPVGTACGFAMQLNRCWMFFTPGVPSEYKVMVEEQILPRLKARFELPEPPVCLRLTTFGRGESDLAEEIEPLPIPDGVVMGYRASMPIIELKLNGPASKLPEMETFWQQVREIAGESMIFEGFEGLPAQLSRRLKEKGYTLAISEQFTAGLLQWQMASVDAPLAAGNVLPAREESLQTLLDRSKQLAAESAASLSLIVGGLQDEKLGFALHTPEGSWAQGVKFNVNRHGLKSRQDVVAMMALNMLRRWMNGMEVSTGHGWIDVVETLKG, encoded by the coding sequence ATGATAAGAGTGGAAATGCTCGCGACTGGCGATGAAGTCCTGCACGGTCAGATTGTGGATACCAATGCGGCCTGGCTGGCTGGCGTACTGTTTGAGAACGGCCTGCCGATGACCAGTCGCCAGACCCATGGCGACAATCTTGATGAGCTGGTTAACGTGCTGATCGAGCGCAGCAAAGTGGCCGATGTGCTGATCGTTAACGGTGGGTTAGGGCCGACCAGTGACGACCTGAGCGCGGTTGCCGCCGCCAAAGCGGCGGGCGTCAAGCTGGTGATGCACGAAGAGTGGCTGGCGAAGATGGAAGCTTTCTTTGCCGGACGTGGCCGCAAAATGGCAGCCAGCAACCGCAAGCAGGCCGAAATCCCCGAAGGTGCCGAGATGCTGGATAATCCGGTGGGCACCGCCTGTGGCTTCGCGATGCAGCTGAACCGCTGCTGGATGTTCTTCACCCCTGGCGTACCGTCCGAATACAAGGTGATGGTCGAGGAACAGATTTTGCCGCGCCTGAAAGCGCGCTTTGAGCTGCCCGAGCCGCCGGTGTGCCTGCGCCTGACCACCTTTGGCCGTGGCGAGAGCGACCTGGCAGAAGAAATCGAGCCGCTGCCGATCCCGGATGGCGTGGTGATGGGTTATCGCGCGTCGATGCCCATCATTGAGCTGAAGCTGAACGGTCCGGCCTCCAAACTGCCGGAGATGGAAACCTTCTGGCAGCAGGTGCGTGAAATCGCCGGCGAGAGCATGATCTTTGAAGGATTCGAAGGCCTGCCGGCACAGCTTTCCCGTCGTCTGAAAGAGAAGGGCTACACGCTGGCCATCAGCGAGCAGTTCACCGCCGGACTGTTGCAGTGGCAGATGGCGTCGGTCGACGCGCCGTTAGCGGCCGGTAACGTGCTTCCCGCGCGCGAAGAATCTCTACAGACGTTGCTTGATCGCAGCAAACAGCTGGCCGCCGAATCCGCAGCGAGTCTGTCGCTGATTGTCGGTGGGCTGCAGGATGAAAAGCTGGGGTTTGCGCTGCATACGCCGGAAGGCAGCTGGGCGCAGGGCGTGAAGTTTAACGTCAACCGCCATGGGCTGAAATCCCGCCAGGATGTGGTGGCAATGATGGCGCTGAATATGCTGCGCCGCTGGATGAACGGCATGGAAGTGTCGACCGGTCACGGCTGGATTGATGTGGTGGAAACGCTGAAAGGCTGA
- the nrdA gene encoding class 1a ribonucleoside-diphosphate reductase subunit alpha — MNQSLLVTKRDGRTERINLDKIHRVLDWAAEGLQNVSVSQVELRSHIQFYEGIRTSDIHETVIKSAADLISRDAPDYQYMAARLAIFHLRKKAYGQFEPPKLYDQVKRMVDMGKYDRHLLEDYSAEEFEQMDGFIDHWRDMNFSYAAVKQLEGKYLVQNRVSGDIYESAQFLYILVAACLFSGYPRDTRLDYVKRFYDAISTFKISLPTPIMSGVRTPTRQFSSCVLIECGDSLDSINATSSAIVKYVSQRAGIGINAGRIRALGSPIRGGEAFHTGCIPFYKHFQTAVKSCSQGGVRGGAATLFYPMWHLEVESLLVLKNNRGVEGNRVRHMDYGVQINKLMYTRLLKGGDITLFSPSDVPGLYDAFFADQDEFERLYTKYENEPSIRKQRVKAVDLFSLMMQERASTGRIYIQNVDHCNTHSPFDPAIAPVRQSNLCLEIALPTKPLLDVNDENGEIALCTLSAFNLGAINSLDDLEELATLAVRALDALLDYQDYPIPAAQRGAMGRRTLGIGVINYAYYLAKHGVRYSDGSANDLTHRTFEAIQFYLLKASNELAKEQGACPWFNETTYAQGIMPIDTYKKDLDAISSEPLHLDWDGLREQIKTHGLRNSTLSALMPSETSSQISNATNGIEPPRGHISIKASKDGILRQVVPEYERLKDSYELLWDMPNNDGYLQLVGLMQKFIDQAISSNTNYDPTRFANGRVPMKQLLKDLLTAYKFGVKTLYYQNTRDGAEDTQEDLVPSIQDDGCESGACKI, encoded by the coding sequence ATGAATCAAAGCCTACTTGTCACCAAACGCGATGGCCGTACCGAACGCATCAACCTCGATAAAATCCACCGCGTGCTTGACTGGGCTGCAGAAGGTCTGCAAAACGTCTCCGTCTCACAAGTAGAACTCCGCTCGCATATCCAGTTTTACGAAGGGATCAGAACCTCTGATATCCACGAAACCGTTATCAAATCCGCTGCTGACCTGATTTCCCGTGACGCGCCGGATTACCAGTACATGGCTGCACGCCTGGCGATCTTCCACCTGCGTAAAAAAGCTTACGGCCAGTTTGAACCGCCGAAGCTGTACGATCAGGTGAAGCGTATGGTCGATATGGGCAAATACGATCGCCACCTGCTGGAAGACTACAGCGCTGAAGAGTTCGAGCAGATGGACGGCTTTATCGACCACTGGCGTGACATGAACTTCTCCTATGCGGCAGTGAAGCAGCTGGAAGGTAAATATCTGGTGCAGAACCGCGTCAGCGGTGACATCTACGAAAGTGCCCAGTTCCTGTATATCCTGGTCGCCGCCTGCCTGTTCTCCGGCTATCCGCGTGATACCCGTCTGGATTACGTCAAGCGTTTCTACGATGCGATCTCGACCTTCAAAATTTCGCTGCCGACGCCAATCATGTCCGGCGTGCGTACCCCCACCCGCCAGTTCAGCTCTTGCGTGCTGATCGAGTGCGGCGACAGCCTGGATTCCATTAACGCCACGTCCAGCGCGATCGTGAAATACGTTTCTCAGCGTGCCGGTATCGGCATCAACGCCGGCCGCATTCGTGCGCTGGGCAGCCCGATCCGTGGCGGTGAAGCGTTCCACACCGGCTGTATTCCGTTCTACAAGCACTTCCAGACCGCGGTGAAATCCTGTTCTCAGGGCGGCGTGCGTGGCGGAGCAGCGACGCTGTTCTACCCAATGTGGCACCTGGAAGTGGAAAGCCTGCTGGTGTTGAAAAACAACCGTGGCGTGGAAGGAAACCGCGTTCGTCACATGGACTACGGCGTACAGATCAACAAGCTGATGTACACCCGTCTGCTGAAAGGCGGCGACATTACGCTGTTCAGCCCGTCTGACGTACCAGGCCTGTACGACGCGTTCTTCGCCGATCAGGACGAGTTCGAGCGCCTGTACACCAAATACGAAAACGAGCCGTCGATTCGCAAGCAGCGCGTTAAGGCCGTCGACCTGTTCTCACTGATGATGCAGGAACGTGCTTCGACCGGCCGTATCTATATTCAGAACGTCGATCACTGCAACACCCACAGCCCGTTTGACCCGGCCATCGCCCCGGTTCGCCAGTCGAACCTGTGCCTTGAAATTGCTCTGCCAACCAAGCCGCTGCTGGACGTGAACGACGAAAACGGCGAGATCGCGCTTTGTACGCTGTCTGCCTTCAACCTGGGTGCGATTAACAGCCTGGACGATCTGGAAGAGCTGGCGACCCTTGCGGTCCGTGCGCTGGATGCCCTGCTGGATTATCAGGATTACCCAATTCCTGCGGCGCAACGCGGCGCAATGGGCCGTCGTACGCTGGGTATTGGCGTGATCAACTATGCATACTACCTGGCCAAGCATGGCGTGCGTTATTCCGATGGCAGCGCCAATGACCTGACGCACCGCACCTTTGAAGCCATTCAGTTCTACCTGCTGAAAGCGTCAAACGAGCTGGCGAAAGAGCAAGGTGCCTGCCCGTGGTTCAACGAAACCACCTATGCGCAGGGCATCATGCCTATCGACACCTATAAGAAAGACCTGGATGCGATCAGCAGCGAGCCGCTGCACCTGGACTGGGACGGCCTGCGCGAGCAGATCAAGACCCACGGCCTGCGTAACTCCACGCTGTCTGCCCTGATGCCGTCTGAAACCTCTTCGCAGATTTCTAACGCCACCAACGGCATTGAGCCACCGCGCGGTCATATCAGCATTAAAGCGTCGAAAGACGGGATCCTGCGTCAGGTGGTGCCAGAGTACGAGCGCCTGAAGGACAGCTACGAGCTGCTGTGGGACATGCCGAACAACGACGGTTACCTGCAGCTGGTTGGACTGATGCAGAAGTTTATCGACCAGGCGATCTCGTCTAACACCAACTACGATCCAACGCGCTTCGCGAATGGCCGCGTGCCGATGAAGCAGCTGCTGAAAGATCTGCTGACCGCCTATAAGTTCGGCGTGAAAACGCTGTACTACCAGAACACCCGTGACGGTGCGGAAGACACGCAGGAAGATCTGGTGCCATCCATTCAGGATGACGGCTGCGAAAGCGGTGCCTGCAAGATCTAA
- the nrdB gene encoding class Ia ribonucleoside-diphosphate reductase subunit beta, with product MAYTTFSQNKNNQLDEPMFFGQSVNVARFDQQKYDIFEKLIEKQLSFFWRPEEVDVSRDRIDYQGLPDHEKHIFISNLKYQTLLDSIQGRSPNVALLPLISIPELETWIETWAFSETIHSRSYTHIIRNIVNDPAIVFDDIVTNEQILSRAKDISGYYDDLIEMTSYWHLLGEGTHQVNGKSITINLRALKKQLYICLMSVNALEAIRFYVSFACSFAFAERELMEGNAKIIKLIARDEALHLTGTQHMLNLLRSGEDDPEMAEIARESRQECYDLFVLAAQQEKEWAEYLFRDGSMIGLNKDILCQYIEYITNIRMHAVGLDLPFKTRSNPIPWINSWLVSDNVQVAPQEVEVSSYLVGQIDSEVGENDFDDFQL from the coding sequence ATGGCTTACACAACGTTCTCGCAAAACAAAAACAACCAGCTGGATGAACCGATGTTTTTCGGTCAGTCGGTTAACGTCGCCCGTTTCGACCAGCAGAAATATGACATCTTTGAAAAGCTGATCGAAAAGCAGCTGTCGTTCTTCTGGCGCCCGGAAGAAGTGGACGTCTCACGCGACCGCATCGATTATCAGGGTCTGCCAGACCATGAAAAACACATCTTTATCAGTAACCTGAAGTATCAGACGCTGTTGGATTCGATTCAGGGACGTAGCCCGAACGTGGCGCTGCTGCCGTTGATTTCGATCCCGGAGCTGGAAACCTGGATTGAAACCTGGGCGTTCTCGGAAACCATCCACTCGCGCTCTTACACCCACATTATCCGTAACATCGTCAACGATCCGGCGATTGTGTTCGACGATATCGTCACCAACGAGCAGATCCTGTCGCGCGCCAAAGATATCTCTGGCTACTACGACGATCTGATCGAGATGACCAGCTACTGGCATCTGCTGGGTGAAGGCACGCACCAGGTCAACGGCAAAAGCATCACCATTAACCTGCGCGCGCTGAAAAAGCAGCTGTATATCTGCCTGATGAGCGTCAACGCGCTGGAAGCGATCCGCTTCTACGTCAGCTTTGCCTGTTCATTCGCGTTCGCTGAGCGCGAGCTGATGGAAGGTAACGCCAAAATCATCAAGCTGATCGCCCGTGACGAAGCGCTGCACCTGACCGGCACGCAGCATATGCTGAACCTGCTGCGCAGCGGTGAAGACGATCCGGAGATGGCAGAGATTGCCCGTGAATCCCGCCAGGAGTGCTACGACCTGTTCGTGCTGGCCGCGCAGCAAGAGAAAGAGTGGGCAGAATACCTGTTCCGCGACGGCTCGATGATCGGTCTGAACAAAGACATCCTGTGCCAGTACATTGAGTACATCACCAACATCCGCATGCACGCGGTGGGTCTGGATCTGCCGTTCAAGACGCGTTCAAACCCAATCCCATGGATTAACTCCTGGCTGGTGTCTGACAACGTTCAGGTGGCACCGCAGGAAGTGGAAGTGAGCTCTTACCTTGTGGGTCAGATTGACTCCGAAGTGGGCGAAAACGACTTCGACGACTTCCAGCTGTAA